From the genome of Marixanthomonas ophiurae, one region includes:
- the fbp gene encoding class 1 fructose-bisphosphatase, whose amino-acid sequence MANKNKTLGEFIIENQEEFKYSSGELSRLINSIRLAAKVVNHEVNKAGLVDILGTAGDQNIQGEDQQKLDVYANEAFINTLTNREIVCGIASEEEDDFINIQGRNEKNDNKYVVLIDPLDGSSNIDVNVSVGTIFSIYRRVTPSGSPVTLDDFLQPGNRQVAAGYIVYGTSTMIVYSTGHGVNGFTLNPAIGTYYLSHPNMKFPKDGNIYSVNEGNYIQFPQGVKDYIKYCQKEEEDRPYTARYIGSMVSDFHRNLIKGGIYIYPSTSKNPEGKLRLLYECNPMAYLTEQAGGKASDGYTRILDIQPTKLHQRVPFFCGSIKMMNKAEEFMRNADK is encoded by the coding sequence ATGGCAAACAAAAACAAAACGTTAGGCGAGTTTATTATTGAAAATCAAGAGGAATTTAAGTATTCTTCGGGCGAATTATCGCGGTTAATTAATTCCATTCGCTTAGCAGCAAAGGTGGTCAATCACGAAGTAAACAAAGCGGGTTTAGTAGATATTCTAGGTACAGCTGGCGACCAAAATATACAAGGTGAAGATCAGCAAAAATTGGATGTTTATGCCAATGAAGCTTTTATTAATACCTTAACCAATAGAGAGATTGTTTGTGGTATTGCCAGTGAAGAAGAAGATGATTTTATCAACATTCAAGGTCGGAACGAAAAAAACGACAATAAATATGTGGTGTTGATTGATCCGTTGGATGGTTCTTCAAATATCGACGTAAATGTTTCGGTAGGGACTATTTTTTCTATTTATAGACGGGTAACTCCCTCTGGTTCGCCTGTTACTTTAGACGACTTTTTACAACCTGGTAACCGCCAAGTGGCAGCAGGTTATATAGTATATGGCACCTCAACGATGATTGTATATTCTACAGGCCATGGTGTTAACGGTTTTACATTAAATCCAGCAATTGGAACGTATTATTTATCGCATCCAAATATGAAATTCCCAAAAGATGGTAACATCTATTCTGTAAATGAAGGAAATTATATTCAATTTCCGCAAGGCGTAAAGGATTACATAAAATATTGCCAAAAAGAAGAGGAGGATCGTCCTTATACGGCACGATATATTGGTTCGATGGTTTCAGATTTTCATAGAAATCTAATAAAAGGTGGAATTTACATTTACCCAAGTACTTCAAAAAACCCTGAAGGCAAACTTCGCTTGTTGTATGAATGCAACCCGATGGCTTATTTAACCGAACAAGCTGGTGGAAAAGCCAGTGATGGCTATACTCGTATTTTAGATATTCAACCTACTAAACTACATCAACGCGTTCCTTTTTTCTGCGGAAGCATAAAAATGATGAACAAGGCTGAAGAGTTTATGAGGAATGCGGACAAATAA
- a CDS encoding GNAT family N-acetyltransferase, translated as MDFNIRKSTKEDMPAVLHLIKELADYEKMEHEVEITSEDLVKEGFGDDPLFDCFIAEKEDGEVVGMALVYFRFSTWKGKTLHLEDLMVKKEYRGEGLGIAIYSEVIKFGASHGVKRIEWIVLDWNKNAIKFYEDTGASLQKQWYTVQMDEEGIKNFVENL; from the coding sequence ATGGATTTCAACATTCGCAAAAGTACTAAAGAAGACATGCCTGCCGTATTGCACTTGATAAAGGAGCTAGCAGATTACGAAAAAATGGAACACGAAGTAGAAATAACTTCAGAAGACTTAGTGAAAGAAGGTTTTGGGGATGATCCATTGTTCGATTGTTTTATTGCTGAAAAGGAAGATGGCGAAGTAGTGGGAATGGCATTGGTTTATTTTCGATTTTCTACGTGGAAAGGTAAAACACTCCACTTAGAAGATTTAATGGTTAAAAAAGAATACCGTGGAGAAGGTTTGGGTATTGCTATCTATTCTGAAGTGATAAAATTTGGCGCTTCACACGGCGTAAAACGTATAGAATGGATTGTACTCGACTGGAATAAAAACGCTATTAAGTTTTATGAAGATACAGGAGCTTCGCTTCAAAAACAATGGTACACAGTACAAATGGATGAAGAAGGAATTAAAAACTTTGTTGAAAATTTATAG
- a CDS encoding aspartate kinase: MKVFKFGGASVKDAQGVQNVTTVLKKTGEKDLVVVVSAMGKMTNALEEVVTAHLAKSDTLKDHLLTIETYHYDILKELFPNQEHVIYKAISGLLNQLKGFLVSSKSKNHAFVYDQIVSYGELISTTIVSTYLSEENIKNTWLDVRGCIKTDANYRDAKVDWEVTQKRIIDNVSPTGITVTQGFLGAEHENNFTTTLGREGSDYTAAIFAYCLNGESVTIWKDVPGVLNADPRYFSKTQLLNKISYREAIELAFYGASVIHPKTLQPLQRKEIPLYVKSFYNPQDEGTCVGKGVTLDPQTSCFILKNNQVLISLSSLDFSFMMEDNIGDVFKWLHEYKMKVELIQNSAISFSVCVDNKYDKLDELLVKLREKFKVKWNEGVTLYTVRHSVPSEIKALIENRNVLLKQESRDTVQIIVEN; the protein is encoded by the coding sequence ATGAAAGTATTTAAGTTTGGAGGGGCATCGGTTAAAGATGCTCAGGGAGTTCAAAATGTAACAACCGTACTTAAAAAAACCGGAGAAAAAGATTTAGTAGTTGTAGTTTCGGCAATGGGCAAAATGACCAATGCGTTGGAAGAAGTAGTTACCGCACACTTAGCAAAAAGTGATACGTTAAAAGACCATCTTTTAACTATTGAAACATATCATTACGATATTTTAAAAGAGTTATTCCCTAATCAGGAACACGTTATTTATAAAGCCATATCAGGCCTTCTTAATCAATTAAAAGGGTTTTTAGTCTCTTCAAAATCGAAAAATCACGCTTTTGTTTATGATCAAATAGTAAGCTACGGTGAGTTGATATCTACAACAATTGTTTCGACATATCTTTCTGAAGAAAACATTAAAAACACTTGGTTAGATGTTCGCGGCTGTATTAAAACCGACGCTAATTATCGTGATGCCAAAGTAGATTGGGAAGTGACACAAAAACGAATTATCGATAATGTGTCCCCTACCGGAATTACAGTGACACAAGGATTTTTAGGTGCTGAACACGAAAATAACTTCACAACTACACTAGGGCGGGAAGGGAGTGATTACACCGCAGCAATTTTTGCCTATTGCTTAAATGGCGAATCCGTTACTATCTGGAAAGATGTACCGGGTGTGTTAAATGCCGACCCGAGATATTTCAGTAAAACGCAGTTGTTGAATAAAATATCGTATCGTGAAGCGATTGAGCTTGCTTTTTACGGCGCTTCTGTAATTCACCCGAAAACCTTGCAGCCTTTACAACGAAAAGAGATTCCGTTGTATGTAAAATCATTTTATAATCCCCAAGATGAAGGGACTTGCGTAGGTAAAGGCGTCACCTTAGACCCTCAAACGTCTTGTTTTATTTTAAAAAATAACCAAGTACTTATTTCACTTTCATCGTTGGATTTCAGTTTTATGATGGAAGACAATATAGGCGATGTTTTTAAATGGTTACACGAGTATAAAATGAAGGTGGAATTAATTCAAAATTCGGCCATAAGTTTTTCGGTTTGCGTTGATAATAAGTACGATAAGTTAGATGAATTATTAGTGAAACTTCGCGAAAAGTTTAAAGTTAAATGGAATGAAGGGGTAACATTATACACCGTTAGGCATTCTGTTCCCTCTGAAATTAAAGCGTTGATCGAAAACAGAAACGTATTATTAAAACAAGAAAGTAGGGACACCGTTCAAATTATTGTTGAAAATTAG
- a CDS encoding GNAT family N-acyltransferase, whose product MGLVNAKEVAKAINVDNLGFLGTFMGWSLMKVLNISTLNKIYDRNKHLSDLEFINALLEEFEINFEIPEEDLKRIPKTGPFITISNHPLGGIDGILLLKLLLEHRPDFKIIANFLLHRIEPLKPYVMPVNPFEDRKDVKSSLMGFKHALAHIKEGHPLGIFPAGEVSTYRDDKLVVDKPWEPAAMKLIKKAEVPVVPIYFHAKNSKMFYRMAKLNDTLRTAKLPSELLTQKERVIKVRIGNAISVKDQTELESLEDFTNFLRRKTYVLANPFQKKKLLDTIPKSLKIPKLPKKIAGPIPLEALEPEIEKLRKNDKRLLISKNYEVFLAQAETIPNILREIGRLREITFREVGEGTNNAVDLDKFDAYYHHMFLWDNDAKKLAGAYRMGLGEQIFKQFGIDGFYLQDLFRFDQELYPMMSKSIEMGRAFIIKEYQLRPMPLFLLWKGIVHTTLRFPNHRYLIGGVSISNKFSDFSKSLMIEFMKSNYYDPYVAQYIKPKKEYKVTLKDADKDFIFDESEADLNKFDKIIDEVEPGDLRLPVLIKKYIKQNAKVVAFNVDPLFNNAVDGLMYIRIADLPESTVKPVMEEFQEELEKKYANGKTKEEE is encoded by the coding sequence ATGGGATTAGTGAATGCTAAAGAAGTGGCCAAAGCCATTAATGTCGATAACCTCGGCTTTTTGGGCACTTTTATGGGCTGGTCCTTAATGAAGGTACTGAACATTTCTACCCTCAACAAAATTTATGATCGTAACAAACACCTAAGCGATCTTGAATTTATAAATGCCCTTTTAGAAGAATTTGAAATTAATTTTGAAATCCCAGAAGAAGATTTAAAAAGAATTCCAAAAACAGGTCCTTTTATAACGATATCTAATCACCCATTGGGAGGTATAGACGGCATTCTTTTGCTGAAGTTGTTATTAGAGCATCGTCCCGACTTTAAAATTATTGCAAACTTTTTACTACATAGAATTGAACCGCTAAAACCATATGTGATGCCCGTAAATCCTTTTGAAGACAGAAAGGATGTGAAATCAAGTTTAATGGGCTTTAAACACGCTTTGGCTCATATAAAGGAAGGTCACCCCTTGGGCATATTTCCTGCTGGGGAAGTTTCAACGTATAGAGATGATAAGTTGGTAGTAGATAAGCCTTGGGAACCAGCCGCTATGAAATTGATAAAAAAGGCAGAGGTTCCAGTGGTTCCTATCTATTTTCATGCCAAGAATAGTAAGATGTTTTATAGAATGGCGAAGCTGAACGATACGTTACGGACAGCTAAATTACCTTCTGAATTACTAACCCAAAAAGAACGCGTTATTAAAGTGCGTATTGGGAACGCAATTTCAGTAAAAGATCAAACTGAGCTTGAATCGTTGGAAGACTTCACAAACTTTTTAAGAAGAAAAACGTATGTTCTTGCCAATCCATTTCAGAAGAAAAAATTACTGGATACCATTCCAAAATCTTTAAAAATACCAAAATTGCCCAAAAAAATTGCAGGACCTATTCCTTTAGAAGCCTTGGAGCCCGAAATTGAAAAGCTACGTAAAAATGATAAAAGGTTACTAATTAGTAAAAATTACGAGGTGTTTTTGGCTCAAGCCGAAACGATACCCAATATACTTCGTGAAATAGGGCGTTTACGAGAAATTACGTTCCGGGAAGTAGGAGAAGGAACCAATAATGCTGTCGATCTTGATAAATTTGATGCCTATTATCACCATATGTTTTTATGGGATAATGATGCCAAAAAGCTAGCTGGAGCCTACCGTATGGGCCTTGGCGAACAAATTTTTAAGCAATTTGGTATCGATGGTTTCTATTTACAAGATTTATTTAGGTTCGATCAAGAATTATATCCTATGATGAGTAAAAGCATCGAAATGGGACGCGCTTTTATCATTAAAGAATATCAGTTAAGACCGATGCCACTTTTCTTATTATGGAAAGGAATTGTACATACTACGCTTAGATTTCCAAACCATCGATATTTAATCGGTGGAGTAAGTATTAGTAATAAGTTTTCCGATTTCAGTAAAAGTTTAATGATTGAATTTATGAAATCAAACTACTACGATCCGTATGTGGCGCAATATATTAAACCTAAAAAGGAATATAAGGTAACGTTGAAAGATGCCGATAAAGACTTTATTTTTGATGAAAGTGAAGCCGATCTTAACAAATTTGATAAAATAATTGATGAAGTAGAACCAGGCGATTTGCGACTTCCCGTTTTGATAAAAAAATACATTAAGCAAAATGCAAAAGTAGTAGCTTTTAATGTAGACCCGCTGTTCAATAATGCGGTAGATGGTTTAATGTATATTCGAATAGCTGACTTACCTGAAAGTACCGTTAAACCCGTTATGGAAGAATTTCAAGAAGAGTTGGAAAAAAAGTATGCCAACGGAAAAACCAAAGAAGAAGAATAG
- a CDS encoding DUF1206 domain-containing protein, protein MGNKKQNFARFGVATKGLVYFLIGGLTALGAFGLGGEKSGSSNALDFISQQVFGKILLIITAVGLIGYVFWRWYQAFADPKGAGTDFKAIVKRVSYFISGTFYGLLAFSAVKQIIGNSSGGGSSSFLIKLFDYTVIVIIIGLALVGKSIYEFYQAYSGKFREEVDESGLGHKAKKGVIHAGKIGFTARGIVVGIMAFLMFRAAFSTSGEKVDKTQAFDFLQNEFGSLVLGIIALGLIAYGVFMFIKAKYSSLSVD, encoded by the coding sequence ATGGGAAACAAAAAACAAAACTTTGCCCGTTTCGGAGTTGCAACTAAAGGATTAGTCTATTTTTTAATTGGAGGCCTTACCGCTTTGGGAGCTTTTGGACTTGGTGGAGAAAAATCTGGCAGTAGCAATGCATTGGATTTTATTTCGCAACAAGTTTTTGGAAAAATTTTACTCATAATTACAGCTGTTGGGCTTATTGGCTATGTGTTTTGGAGGTGGTATCAAGCATTTGCCGATCCAAAAGGTGCAGGAACAGATTTCAAGGCAATAGTTAAGCGAGTAAGTTATTTTATAAGTGGTACTTTTTATGGTCTTTTAGCTTTTTCAGCGGTTAAACAAATAATAGGTAACAGCTCTGGAGGTGGAAGCAGTAGCTTTCTAATAAAATTATTTGACTATACAGTAATTGTAATTATAATTGGTTTAGCATTAGTAGGAAAATCGATTTATGAGTTTTATCAAGCCTATTCTGGGAAATTCCGGGAAGAAGTTGATGAGTCTGGATTGGGTCATAAAGCAAAAAAAGGGGTTATACATGCTGGAAAAATTGGTTTTACCGCCCGTGGTATTGTTGTAGGGATTATGGCTTTTTTAATGTTCAGAGCCGCTTTTTCAACTTCTGGTGAAAAGGTCGATAAAACACAAGCTTTTGACTTTCTTCAAAATGAATTTGGATCTTTGGTACTGGGAATAATTGCTCTTGGTTTAATTGCTTACGGGGTGTTTATGTTTATTAAAGCCAAATACAGTAGTTTGAGTGTAGATTAA
- a CDS encoding flavodoxin family protein, with protein MATKKPDFSNLKVLYINCTLKQSPRMSHTRGLIDVSANIMEAEGVSVEIIRFVDYEVAPGVYFDMTEHGAKKDAWPELWKKVDAADILIIGTPIWLGEKSSEATKLIERLYAMSSKQNEKGQYYFYGKVGGCIITGNEDGIKHCSMNILYSLQHVGYSIPPQADCGWIGEAGPGPSYMDEESDAKNNSFTNRNTTFMTYNLLHLAKMLKDQGGYPAYGNSRGDWDDGTRWNFENPEYR; from the coding sequence ATGGCTACAAAAAAACCAGATTTCAGCAATCTTAAAGTACTATACATTAATTGCACACTAAAGCAATCTCCTAGAATGAGCCACACCCGTGGTTTAATAGATGTTTCGGCAAATATTATGGAGGCCGAAGGGGTTTCAGTAGAAATTATCCGCTTTGTAGATTATGAAGTAGCTCCCGGCGTTTATTTTGATATGACCGAACACGGTGCTAAAAAAGATGCGTGGCCCGAACTCTGGAAAAAAGTGGATGCTGCCGATATTTTAATAATTGGCACCCCAATTTGGTTAGGTGAAAAGTCTTCCGAAGCCACCAAACTTATTGAAAGGCTCTATGCTATGAGTAGCAAACAGAATGAAAAAGGACAGTATTATTTTTATGGAAAAGTAGGTGGTTGCATTATTACCGGTAATGAAGACGGTATAAAACATTGCTCGATGAATATTTTATATTCCTTACAACACGTTGGCTATAGTATTCCCCCTCAAGCTGATTGTGGCTGGATTGGCGAAGCAGGCCCCGGCCCAAGTTATATGGACGAAGAAAGTGATGCAAAAAACAACAGTTTTACCAATCGGAACACCACTTTTATGACCTATAATCTTTTACATTTAGCTAAAATGCTAAAAGACCAAGGAGGATATCCCGCTTATGGAAACTCACGTGGTGATTGGGATGACGGCACTCGATGGAATTTTGAAAATCCAGAGTATCGTTAA
- a CDS encoding response regulator, with the protein MKKIDLACIVDDDPIFVFGAKRMMQLSNFCNGFLIFNNGKDALNHLTPIMVGNSKEILPDIILLDLNMPVMDGWQFLDEFIKIKTTKKVIIYIVSSSIDPADFKKSQKYSQVKNFVIKPISEDKIKFIMEDLTSE; encoded by the coding sequence ATGAAAAAAATTGATCTAGCCTGCATAGTTGACGACGACCCCATTTTTGTTTTTGGGGCTAAGCGAATGATGCAACTATCTAATTTTTGCAATGGCTTTCTTATTTTTAACAATGGAAAAGATGCCCTTAACCATCTTACCCCAATCATGGTAGGAAACTCTAAAGAGATCCTCCCTGATATAATTCTATTAGATTTGAACATGCCAGTTATGGACGGATGGCAATTTTTAGATGAATTCATTAAAATAAAAACCACAAAAAAAGTTATAATTTATATCGTCAGCTCTTCCATAGATCCTGCAGATTTTAAAAAATCACAAAAATATTCGCAAGTTAAAAACTTTGTCATCAAACCTATTTCTGAAGATAAAATTAAATTCATTATGGAAGATTTGACTTCAGAATAG
- a CDS encoding PAS domain-containing sensor histidine kinase: protein MEANAQNNLQLNEDNLIFSFMQEAAKIGSWEVDLIDNTIFWSKVTKEIHEVESDYMPILEEGINFYKEGENRERITKLFNNCIETGEKFDGEFQIITSKGKEKWVRSIGAAVFDKNDSCVKVHGIFQDIHEKTKASKKLALNEERFRKIFEYAANGMALVDLDGTWLQVNDTLCEMIGYTSEEFLKLTFQDITHPDDLYSDVSLLQEMLINERDSYKIEKRYFHKNGSIIWALLSVSLVKNSKGKPQYFVSQINNITERKKTEVKNKSLLEVTKDQNMRLLNFAHIVSHNLRSHSGNLEMLLNLMEMDLPESTENEFFPMLKTAVDHLQETIENLNEVAVVNTKTTENLTTLSLSHYIEKSIDSIKPQILENNATFKNNADKNINIKGIPAYLDSIFLNFFTNALKYKSPERTPLITINTEIKDEFVQVKIEDNGLGIDLKTYGEKLFGMYKTFHQHKDARGLGLFITKNQVEAIGGKIEVLSKINKGTTFIIYLQHEKN from the coding sequence ATGGAAGCCAATGCCCAAAACAACCTACAATTAAATGAAGACAACCTAATATTCAGTTTCATGCAGGAAGCTGCAAAAATTGGAAGTTGGGAAGTAGATCTTATAGACAATACGATTTTTTGGAGTAAAGTCACAAAAGAAATTCACGAAGTTGAATCAGATTACATGCCAATCCTTGAAGAAGGTATAAACTTTTATAAAGAAGGAGAAAATAGAGAAAGAATAACCAAACTCTTTAATAACTGTATAGAAACTGGTGAAAAATTTGATGGAGAATTTCAAATAATAACTTCCAAAGGGAAAGAAAAATGGGTGCGTTCTATCGGCGCAGCGGTTTTTGATAAAAATGATTCTTGTGTAAAAGTACACGGGATTTTTCAAGACATTCATGAAAAAACAAAGGCCTCTAAAAAGTTAGCCCTTAACGAAGAGCGTTTTAGAAAAATATTTGAATATGCCGCCAATGGCATGGCATTGGTAGACTTAGACGGTACGTGGCTTCAAGTAAATGACACGCTATGCGAGATGATTGGCTACACAAGTGAAGAATTTTTAAAATTGACCTTCCAAGATATTACTCACCCTGACGATTTATATTCTGATGTGTCTTTATTACAAGAAATGCTCATTAATGAAAGGGATAGCTATAAAATTGAAAAAAGATATTTTCATAAAAACGGTTCCATAATTTGGGCGTTGTTGTCGGTTTCGTTAGTTAAAAACAGCAAAGGAAAACCACAGTATTTTGTATCTCAAATAAACAATATAACAGAGCGAAAAAAGACTGAAGTAAAAAATAAATCGCTACTCGAGGTTACCAAAGACCAGAATATGCGGCTTCTTAACTTTGCGCATATCGTTTCGCATAATTTACGTTCCCATTCCGGTAACTTAGAGATGCTACTCAATTTAATGGAAATGGACCTGCCCGAATCTACCGAAAATGAATTTTTCCCTATGCTGAAAACTGCGGTAGATCATTTACAGGAAACCATCGAAAATCTAAATGAAGTTGCTGTTGTAAATACCAAAACAACTGAAAACTTAACAACATTAAGTTTGTCTCATTATATTGAAAAATCGATTGACAGTATAAAACCTCAAATTCTGGAGAATAATGCCACTTTTAAAAATAACGCAGATAAAAACATTAATATAAAAGGGATACCCGCATATTTAGATAGTATATTTTTAAACTTCTTCACAAATGCTTTAAAATACAAAAGCCCAGAACGTACTCCCTTAATAACAATAAATACAGAAATTAAGGACGAATTTGTACAGGTAAAAATTGAAGATAACGGTTTGGGCATCGACCTAAAAACGTATGGTGAAAAACTATTTGGCATGTACAAAACCTTTCATCAACATAAAGATGCTAGGGGTTTAGGCCTTTTTATTACTAAAAACCAGGTTGAAGCCATCGGCGGTAAAATTGAAGTTTTAAGCAAAATAAACAAGGGAACTACATTTATTATATATTTACAACATGAAAAAAATTGA
- a CDS encoding TM2 domain-containing protein encodes MEENKNEGYDSTKKNTDNTAENFENEAKNSANEFKEGWNQATNNGDNKKLMAGILAIVLGSLGIHKFILGYNKEGIILLVATLIGYATSCLGVGFFILMATGIVGLIEGIIYLTKSDEEFYNTYQAGQKPWF; translated from the coding sequence ATGGAAGAAAATAAAAACGAAGGCTACGATAGCACTAAAAAAAACACCGACAATACGGCCGAGAACTTTGAAAACGAAGCTAAAAACTCGGCTAATGAATTTAAAGAAGGCTGGAACCAAGCAACCAATAACGGCGACAATAAAAAATTAATGGCAGGTATTTTAGCTATTGTTTTAGGCTCTTTAGGTATCCACAAATTCATTTTAGGCTATAATAAAGAAGGTATTATACTGCTTGTAGCCACCTTAATTGGATACGCCACCTCTTGTTTAGGCGTAGGATTCTTTATTTTAATGGCTACAGGAATTGTAGGTCTTATTGAAGGTATTATCTACCTTACCAAAAGCGACGAAGAATTTTACAACACGTACCAAGCTGGACAAAAACCTTGGTTTTAA
- a CDS encoding VOC family protein gives MKKRVTGLGGFFFKTKNPKTVKNWYNEHLGLNTDEYGCTFWWKDEEGNKCSTQWSPFDEKTEYFKPSEKEFMMNFRVENLVELLKVLKEEGVTIVGEMEEYDYGKFGWILDPEGNKVELWEPIDSAFLD, from the coding sequence ATGAAAAAAAGAGTCACAGGTCTAGGTGGATTTTTCTTTAAAACCAAAAACCCAAAAACCGTAAAAAACTGGTACAACGAACATTTAGGATTAAACACCGATGAATACGGCTGTACGTTTTGGTGGAAAGACGAAGAAGGCAACAAATGCTCAACTCAATGGAGTCCTTTTGATGAAAAAACAGAATACTTTAAACCCAGTGAAAAAGAATTTATGATGAATTTCCGGGTTGAAAACTTAGTTGAATTGTTAAAAGTGCTTAAAGAGGAAGGCGTAACTATTGTAGGTGAAATGGAAGAATATGATTATGGAAAATTTGGATGGATCCTTGACCCTGAAGGAAATAAAGTTGAACTTTGGGAACCTATTGATAGTGCTTTCTTAGATTAA
- a CDS encoding 2-hydroxyacid dehydrogenase — protein sequence MKILHLDNNHPLLLERLAEAGFNNEEDYTSSKEEIEKDIRKYNGIVIRSRFKIDKQFIDAAKNLKFIARVGAGLESIDIDYAESKNIHLIAAPEGNRNAVGEHALGMLLSLFNNLNKANTEVKNGQWNREANRGTELDGKTVGLIGYGNMGKAFAKKLQGFDCTVLCYDIKDDVGDKHATQVSLKTLQEMADVLSLHTPWTPLTDKMIDADFINNFSKPFWFINTARGKSVVTSDLVSALENGKILGAGLDVLEYEKLSFESLFADKDMPQPLQQLLQLENVLLSPHIAGWTVESRIKLAETIVEKILDKFKELTK from the coding sequence ATGAAAATTCTTCACTTAGATAACAACCATCCGCTTTTATTGGAGCGCCTAGCAGAAGCTGGTTTTAATAATGAAGAAGATTATACGTCTTCAAAAGAAGAAATTGAAAAAGATATTAGAAAGTATAATGGTATTGTTATTAGAAGTCGCTTTAAAATTGACAAACAATTTATCGATGCTGCCAAAAACCTGAAATTTATCGCTCGTGTTGGCGCCGGACTAGAAAGTATCGATATTGACTACGCCGAAAGCAAAAACATTCATTTAATCGCAGCACCCGAAGGCAATAGAAATGCCGTTGGAGAACACGCCTTAGGAATGCTATTGTCATTATTTAACAATTTAAACAAAGCCAATACAGAAGTAAAAAACGGACAATGGAACCGTGAAGCAAACCGAGGCACCGAATTAGACGGTAAAACGGTTGGGCTTATTGGCTACGGAAATATGGGCAAAGCGTTTGCCAAAAAACTACAAGGTTTTGACTGTACCGTGCTGTGTTACGATATTAAGGACGATGTTGGTGATAAACATGCTACCCAAGTTTCGCTTAAGACACTTCAAGAAATGGCAGATGTTTTAAGCCTTCACACCCCTTGGACACCTTTGACCGATAAAATGATTGATGCAGATTTTATAAACAACTTCAGCAAACCGTTTTGGTTTATTAATACTGCAAGAGGGAAAAGCGTCGTAACTTCCGATTTGGTTTCAGCCTTAGAAAATGGAAAAATTTTAGGCGCAGGCCTTGATGTGCTTGAATATGAAAAATTATCTTTTGAATCGCTTTTCGCTGATAAAGATATGCCACAACCGCTTCAGCAGTTATTGCAGCTTGAAAACGTATTGCTAAGCCCGCACATTGCTGGTTGGACAGTGGAGAGTAGAATAAAATTAGCAGAAACGATTGTAGAAAAGATATTAGATAAATTTAAAGAACTAACAAAATGA
- a CDS encoding cupin domain-containing protein, translating to MKTINLQEKLKSFSKHWHPHQIAVVDDMQVLLAKLKDEFVWHKHEEEDELFFVQKGTLEMHFRDTVEIVKEGELIVVPKGVEHCPKTQNNEEVHVLLFEKLVTNHTGNVIDKKTVSDYPKI from the coding sequence TTGAAGACAATAAACCTTCAGGAAAAACTCAAATCATTTAGCAAACACTGGCACCCGCATCAAATAGCTGTTGTGGACGATATGCAAGTGCTACTCGCCAAACTAAAAGATGAATTTGTATGGCACAAACACGAAGAGGAAGACGAGCTATTTTTCGTTCAAAAAGGAACCCTCGAAATGCATTTTCGGGATACCGTTGAAATTGTAAAAGAAGGTGAACTAATTGTTGTTCCTAAAGGTGTGGAACATTGCCCAAAAACTCAAAATAACGAAGAAGTACACGTACTGCTATTTGAAAAACTGGTCACAAACCACACAGGAAACGTAATCGATAAAAAAACAGTTTCTGACTATCCAAAAATCTAA
- a CDS encoding acyl-CoA thioesterase yields the protein MNSVFSYTFQVPKSAIDVNGHVNNITYLEWCLDIAEKHWFSKAPKETHNTYFWVVLNHFIEYKNPSFEGEELQIETWVTSAEGVKSERHYKIFRKSDDKVMVTAKTLWCFVELKSQKPTRITEEIRNLFL from the coding sequence TTGAACTCGGTTTTCTCATATACGTTTCAAGTACCAAAATCGGCTATCGATGTTAATGGTCACGTTAATAATATCACCTATTTAGAATGGTGCCTTGATATTGCTGAAAAGCATTGGTTTTCAAAAGCTCCTAAAGAAACACACAACACCTACTTTTGGGTTGTTTTAAACCACTTTATTGAATATAAAAACCCATCTTTTGAAGGTGAAGAATTACAAATTGAAACTTGGGTAACTTCTGCCGAAGGCGTAAAAAGTGAGCGACACTACAAGATTTTCAGAAAAAGTGACGATAAAGTAATGGTCACTGCTAAAACCCTTTGGTGTTTTGTTGAACTGAAAAGCCAAAAGCCTACACGTATTACAGAAGAAATTCGTAATTTGTTTCTATAA